A genomic region of Venturia canescens isolate UGA chromosome 7, ASM1945775v1, whole genome shotgun sequence contains the following coding sequences:
- the LOC122413997 gene encoding major facilitator superfamily domain-containing protein 12-like isoform X2, whose amino-acid sequence MTPVFGILVDRYSKKKIWHVIGSVLVTFSFPIIFGSFADALTPTAMFVYVLSITLFQTGWAAVQISHLSMIPALTNSSLVRADLTAIRYSAQVGAAVIVFIVTWIVLPTNEDSVTRLGLQDAYKFRNIVLVLTAVGIVATVFFHVFLKAKLLDSGSSEKTRRENGTGTPELEESSKRRSWVGTSLLLRIALLYVASRLFITLATVYLPLYIEEMEVGGKQALATVPLTSYLASFVAALGLKYINRSCGTKVCYLIGALIGILASIVTAFGGSNELVVYTVAILIGAASSITMVTALSVTAELIGPRTENSALVYSIVTFLDKIVTGVVVILIEKWRCIEKEICPNYNRDTLSLVCASSMLLGLVTLMSVARCLT is encoded by the exons ATGACACCAGTTTTCGGTATTCTCGTGGACCGTTACAGCAAGAAGAAAATCTGGCACGTGATTGGATCGGTTCTCGTCACTTTTTCATTCCCCATTATTTTCGGTAGCTTCGCCGATGCGCTTACGCCAACTGCCATGTTTGTTTACGTACTGAGTATAACGCTTTTCCAAACTGGGTGGGCAGCCGTTCAAATTTCTCATCTTTCGATGATACCGGCTTTGACCAACTCTTCACTCGTACGGGCCGATCTAACTGCCATTCG ATATTCAGCTCAAGTCGGCGCAGCCGTCATCGTATTTATTGTAACATGGATCGTACTTCCAACGAATGAAGATTCCGTAACTCGTCTCGGGCTACAGGATGCATACAAATTTAGA AATATAGTGCTCGTTCTAACTGCGGTAGGAATCGTGGCGAcggttttttttcacgtttttttgaaAGCGAAGCTCCTCGATAGTGGctcgagtgaaaaaacgcgTCGAGAAAATGGTACAGGAACACCAGAACTCGAGGAATCATCGAAAAGGCGATCGTGGGTCGGTACGAGTCTTCTTCTACGAATCGCTCTCCTCTATGTCGCGAGCCGTTTGTTTATAACACTTGCTACCGTTTATCTGCCACTCTACATCGAGGAAATGGAGGTCGGTGGTAAACAAGCATTGGCTACTGTACCATTGACCTCGTATCTTGCTTCGTTCGTTGCTGCTCTTGGACTAAAGTACATTAACCGATCGTGCGGTACGAAG GTTTGTTATCTGATTGGTGCTCTCATCGGAATTTTAGCCTCGATAGTGACAGCATTCGGTGGTAGTAACGAACTCGTCGTTTATACTGTTGCAATATTAATTGGAGCAGCGAGTTCGATCACAATGGTAACTGCTTTGAGCGTGACTGCCGAGCTCATTGGACCAAGAACGGAAAATAGCGCTCTCGTTTATTCGATCGTTACGTTTTTGGACAAAATCGTAACCGGCGTCGTCGTCATACtcattgaaaaatg gcGTTGCATCGAGAAGGAAATTTGTCCAAATTACAACAGAGACACGTTATCGCTCGTATGTGCTTCTTCAATGTTGCTCGGTTTAGTGACTCTGATGTCGGTGGCGCGTTGTCTAACTTGA
- the LOC122413996 gene encoding facilitated trehalose transporter Tret1-like: protein MVARAKYWWKTFNSGGIQGIFAGLAAHSGQISVGLSQGFSAVLIPKLLETKFATVSEGSWIASLGVISNPIGALIAGSLAECFGRRSAIALATLPHMAGWLLIALSTNIPMLYVGRFISGIGTGMANGLYLYVSEAAAPHQRAWLASSGPVLVSFGVLMIYTLGALTTWQRTAAISIGPAILSLALTRMLPETPAWLATRGRVEEAKESLFWLRGPGISTENEYKELCSTNVIREKEKSTIIEALHSPRVWKPFLILFAFFALQQLSGIYVILFYAVTVLEDIGVKMDAYTGSVGLALVRLVASLLGVGLAGYFGRRTLACASAFGMAVSAGGVALSMRYDVPSWIPLVCVALHVGFSMIGYLTLPWVMTSELYPLRFRGAAGGLTTSIAQLMTFAAIKTYPDMSYSIGLEATMWTFACVALIGAAFAITVLPETRGRSLDQIECRFSGECEEMGGDQNPRSIVVPQPKNVTLKRFTSITEEKHSNMVTNAFAYDNFCLDLTNENSLKTQDELNLGKREWTPSTDTRIPVISTILLEHAYL from the exons ATGGTCGCACGAGCCAAGTACTGGTGGAAAACATTCAACAGTGGCGGCATTCAAGGC ATCTTCGCCGGCCTCGCAGCCCACTCGGGACAAATATCTGTGGGCCTCTCGCAGGGCTTCAGTGCCGTTCTAATACCGAAACTCTTGGAAACAAAGTTCGCAACCGTTTCCGAAGGATCCTGGATAGCTTCACTGGGCGTCATATCGAACCCCATCGGAGCACTGATCGCAGGGTCTCTGGCTGAATGTTTTGGACGCAGATCGGCCATCGCGTTGGCGACTCTTCCCCACATGGCTGGTTGGCTCCTCATAGCTCTGTCGACCAATATTCCGATGCTGTACGTCGGTCGTTTCATCAGTGGAATCGGAACCGGAATGGCCAATGGCCTGTACCTCTACGTCAGTGAG GCAGCGGCACCGCACCAAAGAGCCTGGCTCGCGAGCTCTGGTCCTGTGCTCGTTTCTTTCGGGGTTTTGATGATTTATACACTGGGAGCTTTGACGACGTGGCAGAGAACAGCAGCCATAAGCATCGGGCCTGCCATACTTTCGTTGGCTTTAACGAG AATGCTCCCAGAGACTCCTGCGTGGCTGGCGACTCGTGGGCGCGTCGAAGAAGCCAAGGAATCACTGTTTTGGTTGAGAGGTCCAGGAATCAGCACCGAAAACGAGTACAAAGAACTGTGCTCGACGAACGTCAtacgagaaaaggaaaaatcgaCGATTATCGAGGCCCTCCATAGCCCAAGAGTCTGGAAACCGTTTTTAATCCTCTTCGCCTTCTTCGCCCTCCAACAATTATCCGGAATTTACGTAATTCTATTTTACGCCGTAACCGTACTGGAGGATATCGGTGTCAAGATGGACGCCTACACCGGAAGTGTTGGACTAGCCTTGGTACGACTTGTCGCATCCCTCCTCGGAGTTGGACTCGCTGGATATTTCGGCAGAAGGACTTTGGCCTGTGCCAGTGCTTTCGGCATGGCTGTTTCAGCAGGTGGAGTCGCCTTGTCGATGAG ATACGATGTTCCTTCGTGGATTCCATTGGTCTGCGTGGCCCTGCACGTTGGATTTTCGATGATCGGTTATCTGACGCTACCATGGGTAATGACATCGGAGCTCTATCCGTTGAGGTTTCGTGGTGCAGCGGGTGGATTAACAACGAGCATAGCTCAGTTGATGACATTTGCAGCGATAAAAACATATCCTGACATGAGTTATTCGATTGGCCTTGAAGCAACGATGTGGACATTCGCATGCGTCGCTCTGATAGGAGCAGCATTTGCGATAACGGTGTTGCCAGAAACACGAGGTCGCAGTTTGGATCAGATCGAGTGTAGATTTTCAGGAGAGTGTGAGGAAATGGGAGGAGATCAAAATCCCCGGAGCATTGTTGTTCCTCAGCCAAAGAACGTCACGCTCAAAAGATTCACTTCGATCACCGAAGAAAAACATTCGAACATGGTCACGAATGCTTTTGCTTATGACAACTTTTGCCTCGATCTTACCAACGAGAATTCTTTGAAAACTCAAGACGAATTGAACTTAGGGAAACGCGAATGGACTCCTAGTACAGACACAAGAATTCCTGTCATCAGTACTATTTTACTGGAGCATGCGTACCTCTGA
- the LOC122413997 gene encoding major facilitator superfamily domain-containing protein 12-like isoform X1 yields the protein MERTDENTPLFVERAISLSTRLSYALGHIFNDLAAAMWFSYTLIYLQRIALLEPINAGALLFLGQFVDALMTPVFGILVDRYSKKKIWHVIGSVLVTFSFPIIFGSFADALTPTAMFVYVLSITLFQTGWAAVQISHLSMIPALTNSSLVRADLTAIRYSAQVGAAVIVFIVTWIVLPTNEDSVTRLGLQDAYKFRNIVLVLTAVGIVATVFFHVFLKAKLLDSGSSEKTRRENGTGTPELEESSKRRSWVGTSLLLRIALLYVASRLFITLATVYLPLYIEEMEVGGKQALATVPLTSYLASFVAALGLKYINRSCGTKVCYLIGALIGILASIVTAFGGSNELVVYTVAILIGAASSITMVTALSVTAELIGPRTENSALVYSIVTFLDKIVTGVVVILIEKWRCIEKEICPNYNRDTLSLVCASSMLLGLVTLMSVARCLT from the exons ATGGAACGAACGGACGAGAACACACCGTTATTCGTGGAGAGAGCAATTTCTCTTTCTACGAGACTGTCTTACGCCCTTGGACACATTTTCAACGATCTTGCGGCGGCTATGTGGTTCTCGTACACTCTTATTTATCTTCAGAGAATCGCGTTGTTAGAGCCCATCAATGCCGGCGCTCTGCTTTTCCTCG GTCAATTCGTGGACGCCCTGATGACACCAGTTTTCGGTATTCTCGTGGACCGTTACAGCAAGAAGAAAATCTGGCACGTGATTGGATCGGTTCTCGTCACTTTTTCATTCCCCATTATTTTCGGTAGCTTCGCCGATGCGCTTACGCCAACTGCCATGTTTGTTTACGTACTGAGTATAACGCTTTTCCAAACTGGGTGGGCAGCCGTTCAAATTTCTCATCTTTCGATGATACCGGCTTTGACCAACTCTTCACTCGTACGGGCCGATCTAACTGCCATTCG ATATTCAGCTCAAGTCGGCGCAGCCGTCATCGTATTTATTGTAACATGGATCGTACTTCCAACGAATGAAGATTCCGTAACTCGTCTCGGGCTACAGGATGCATACAAATTTAGA AATATAGTGCTCGTTCTAACTGCGGTAGGAATCGTGGCGAcggttttttttcacgtttttttgaaAGCGAAGCTCCTCGATAGTGGctcgagtgaaaaaacgcgTCGAGAAAATGGTACAGGAACACCAGAACTCGAGGAATCATCGAAAAGGCGATCGTGGGTCGGTACGAGTCTTCTTCTACGAATCGCTCTCCTCTATGTCGCGAGCCGTTTGTTTATAACACTTGCTACCGTTTATCTGCCACTCTACATCGAGGAAATGGAGGTCGGTGGTAAACAAGCATTGGCTACTGTACCATTGACCTCGTATCTTGCTTCGTTCGTTGCTGCTCTTGGACTAAAGTACATTAACCGATCGTGCGGTACGAAG GTTTGTTATCTGATTGGTGCTCTCATCGGAATTTTAGCCTCGATAGTGACAGCATTCGGTGGTAGTAACGAACTCGTCGTTTATACTGTTGCAATATTAATTGGAGCAGCGAGTTCGATCACAATGGTAACTGCTTTGAGCGTGACTGCCGAGCTCATTGGACCAAGAACGGAAAATAGCGCTCTCGTTTATTCGATCGTTACGTTTTTGGACAAAATCGTAACCGGCGTCGTCGTCATACtcattgaaaaatg gcGTTGCATCGAGAAGGAAATTTGTCCAAATTACAACAGAGACACGTTATCGCTCGTATGTGCTTCTTCAATGTTGCTCGGTTTAGTGACTCTGATGTCGGTGGCGCGTTGTCTAACTTGA
- the LOC122414000 gene encoding maspardin-like: MQIVDDCSSGRTAERDGTIMSYTSELSQSKEYHSFRSSVPLRKIVVDTDGTKGWKVYDSNPKTIKCPLICLPPASGTSDIFFKQILGLAAKGYRVISAEPPVYWNVKEWCDGFKKLLDYMELDKVHLFGASLGGFLAQKFTELNSHCPRVVSLILCNSFTDTSVFSYNDSAAIFWILPSLVLKKMVMGNFTTNKGDPEIIDSIDFMVERLESLNQPELASRLTMNCVSCYVEPQKISNLPITILDVFDEYALSNVVREEMYKCYPNAKLAHLKSGGNFPYLSRSAEVNLHLQIHLRQFEGTEYAASSRNRPASMEQNT, translated from the exons ATGCAAATTGTTGACGACTGTTCGTCTGGTCGAACAGCTGAACGCGACGGAACAATAATGTCTTATACAAGTGAATTGTCACAATCAAAGGAATATCACAGCTTTCGTAGTTCTGTTCCATTGCGAAAAATAGTCGTTGACACTGACGGGACGAAG gGATGGAAGGTTTATGATTCCAACCCCAAAACAATAAAATGTCCACTCATTTGTCTTCCTCCTGCCAGTGGCACGtccgatatatttttcaaacagaTTCTAGGCCTGGCGGCCAAAGGTTATCGGGTTATATCG gcTGAACCTCCGGTGTACTGGAATGTGAAAGAATGGTGCGACGGTTTCAAAAAGCTGTTGGATTATATGGAGCTGGACAAAGTTCATTTGTTTGGAGCATCATTGGGCGGCTTTTTAGCTCAGAAATTTACTGAACTTAATTCCCACTGTCCAAGAGTAGTCTCGTTGATTCTATGCAACAGTTTCACAGACACTTCCGTGTTCAGCTATAACGATTCAGCTGCTAT ATTCTGGATTCTGCCATCtcttgttttgaaaaaaatggtcatgGGGAATTTCACGACAAATAAAGGTGATCCTGAAATCATCGATAGCATTGACTTCATGGTAGAAAGG CTGGAAAGTTTGAATCAACCGGAATTGGCATCCCGTTTGACGATGAATTGCGTGAGTTGTTACGTGGAACctcaaaaaatatcaaatttaccAATAACGATATTGGACGTTTTCGACGAATACGCGCTATCGAACGTCGTCAGAGAGGAAATGTACAAATGTTATCCAAACGCAAAACTGGCTCATCTCAAGAGCGGTGGCAATTTTCCATACTTGAGTCGTTCCGCTGAAGTTAATTTGCATCTACAA ATTCACCTGCGGCAATTCGAGGGCACAGAATACGCAGCTTCATCAAGAAATCGTCCTGCAAGCATGGAGCAAAATACTTGA